One stretch of Clavibacter californiensis DNA includes these proteins:
- a CDS encoding sialate O-acetylesterase, which yields MLSARPRRLLLTGSALAAALVLSLAVPPVFGDPASAATPAPAGGSASSALAPRAAAAFTVAPTPTVTGTATVGQTLTAIPGTWKPLGAVAYQWFAAGQPVAKATSARLVLTAAEAGRPITVRVTMTKAGYEPTSRTSAATAAVAPAAFRPATPTISGTAAVGATLTARPGSWTPVGTYSYAWWRNGLLIPGATVATLKLTSADAGTRITVTVTATKTGYATVAKTSAATAVVNGSAVPPAPQPTPTTAPTAAPVPQPTVAPTPAPAAPTFLVSSAPTIAGELHVGATVRAVTGTWTPAPTAYAYRWYVDGVWDPSRTAPTYTIGRDALGTRLTLTVTASAPGIRSLARSTAGPSGAVTWSTAGASDGKGSDVVAILGQSNAQGAGLHFDPVADAGRPGLDQLVGNGPLIGTVIPASHSLLHVDTWKDPAGGPLVGPGMELGRRLLEGVAPGRRVLLVPAAKGSTSLTKVKGEKYTWDPSPDAGSAEAGLVNLYDNARTQIDRALADEDNRLVAVIWIQGETDSGVLRDAANATERAAVEGRYRSRLLELVDGIGDRYGHAPFLIGGMVPEWVRGDRTDGVVGPHPDAVYRRTIQAAHEWVAVQNPEAVFVDGVRGHGQDAHLHYDATGARLMGDEFYDELVALGAAGRP from the coding sequence GTGCTGTCCGCGCGTCCGCGCCGGCTGCTGCTGACGGGCTCGGCGCTCGCCGCCGCCCTGGTCCTGTCCCTCGCCGTGCCCCCTGTCTTCGGGGATCCGGCCTCCGCGGCGACCCCTGCCCCGGCCGGTGGATCCGCATCCTCCGCGCTCGCGCCACGGGCCGCCGCCGCCTTCACCGTCGCGCCGACGCCGACCGTGACCGGGACGGCGACCGTGGGCCAGACGCTGACGGCGATACCCGGCACCTGGAAGCCCCTCGGCGCCGTCGCCTACCAGTGGTTCGCCGCGGGCCAGCCGGTCGCGAAGGCCACGAGCGCGAGGCTGGTCCTCACCGCCGCCGAGGCCGGGCGCCCCATCACGGTGCGGGTGACGATGACCAAGGCCGGCTACGAGCCCACCTCGCGCACCAGCGCCGCCACCGCCGCGGTCGCGCCCGCGGCCTTCCGCCCCGCCACGCCGACCATCTCGGGGACCGCGGCCGTGGGCGCGACGCTCACCGCGCGGCCGGGCAGCTGGACCCCCGTCGGCACGTACTCCTACGCCTGGTGGCGGAACGGCCTGCTCATCCCCGGGGCGACGGTCGCCACGCTGAAGCTCACGTCCGCCGACGCGGGCACGCGGATCACCGTCACCGTCACCGCGACGAAGACCGGCTACGCCACGGTCGCGAAGACGAGCGCCGCCACCGCCGTCGTGAACGGGTCCGCCGTCCCGCCGGCGCCGCAGCCCACGCCGACGACGGCCCCCACGGCCGCCCCGGTCCCGCAGCCCACCGTGGCCCCCACCCCGGCACCCGCGGCGCCCACGTTCCTCGTGTCATCGGCGCCCACGATCGCCGGCGAGCTCCACGTGGGCGCCACCGTCCGGGCGGTCACGGGCACCTGGACCCCCGCTCCCACGGCCTACGCGTACCGCTGGTACGTGGACGGCGTGTGGGACCCGTCCCGCACCGCTCCCACCTACACGATCGGACGCGACGCGCTGGGCACGCGCCTGACCCTCACGGTCACGGCGTCCGCCCCGGGCATCCGCTCCCTGGCACGGTCCACCGCCGGCCCCTCCGGCGCCGTCACCTGGAGCACCGCGGGCGCGTCCGACGGCAAGGGCTCCGACGTGGTGGCCATCCTCGGCCAGTCCAACGCCCAGGGCGCCGGGCTGCACTTCGATCCCGTGGCCGACGCCGGGCGCCCGGGGCTCGACCAGCTGGTCGGCAACGGCCCGCTCATCGGCACGGTCATCCCGGCGTCGCACAGCCTGCTGCACGTGGACACCTGGAAGGACCCCGCCGGCGGACCCCTCGTCGGCCCGGGCATGGAGCTCGGGCGGCGGCTGCTCGAGGGCGTCGCGCCCGGTCGCCGCGTCCTCCTCGTCCCCGCGGCGAAGGGATCCACCTCGCTCACCAAGGTGAAGGGGGAGAAGTACACGTGGGATCCGAGCCCGGACGCGGGATCCGCCGAGGCCGGCCTCGTGAACCTCTACGACAACGCGCGCACCCAGATCGACCGCGCCCTCGCGGACGAGGACAACCGGCTCGTCGCCGTGATCTGGATCCAGGGCGAGACCGACTCGGGCGTGCTGCGTGACGCCGCGAACGCGACGGAGCGCGCGGCGGTCGAGGGGCGCTACCGCAGCCGCCTGCTGGAGCTGGTGGACGGGATCGGCGACCGCTACGGCCACGCGCCCTTCCTCATCGGCGGCATGGTGCCGGAGTGGGTGCGCGGCGATCGCACGGACGGCGTCGTCGGCCCCCATCCCGACGCGGTGTACCGCCGGACCATCCAGGCGGCGCACGAGTGGGTGGCGGTGCAGAACCCGGAGGCCGTGTTCGTGGACGGCGTGCGCGGGCACGGCCAGGACGCCCACCTGCACTACGACGCCACGGGGGCGCGGCTCATGGGCGACGAGTTCTACGACGAGCTGGTGGCGCTGGGCGCGGCCGGGCGTCCCTGA
- a CDS encoding pentapeptide repeat-containing protein, translating to MAASTRILPPRISDPRLEGLGDGDPSDLDAHASFERLRFADADLSDADLVDIGFEECALERIRLHEADLTAASLVDVLASRLDAPVLKAPRIRMRDVRLEGSRVGSAELYDATLSSVHITDCRLGFVNLRGSKITDLLITDCAIEELDLRGTAGMRIAFARTTIGTLDLADSSLTHLDLRGAEIMDLDTPDGLRGAVLDSTQLMALGPVFARHFRVRVED from the coding sequence ATGGCCGCATCCACCCGCATCCTCCCGCCCCGGATCAGCGACCCCCGGCTCGAGGGCCTGGGCGACGGCGACCCGTCCGACCTCGACGCGCACGCGTCCTTCGAGCGCCTGAGGTTCGCCGACGCCGACCTCTCGGACGCCGACCTCGTCGACATCGGCTTCGAGGAGTGCGCGCTCGAGCGGATCCGCCTGCACGAGGCCGACCTCACCGCCGCCAGCCTCGTGGACGTGCTCGCCTCCCGCCTCGACGCGCCCGTGCTGAAGGCGCCCCGGATCCGGATGCGCGACGTGCGCCTCGAGGGCTCGCGCGTCGGATCCGCCGAGCTCTACGACGCGACGCTCTCCTCGGTGCACATCACCGACTGCCGCCTCGGCTTCGTGAACCTGCGCGGCTCGAAGATCACCGACCTGCTCATCACCGACTGCGCCATCGAGGAGCTGGACCTCCGCGGCACCGCCGGCATGCGCATCGCCTTCGCCCGCACCACCATCGGCACGCTCGACCTCGCCGACTCGTCGCTCACGCACCTCGATCTCCGCGGCGCCGAGATCATGGACCTCGACACCCCCGACGGACTCCGCGGCGCCGTCCTCGACTCGACCCAGCTGATGGCGCTCGGCCCGGTCTTCGCACGGCACTTCCGTGTGCGCGTCGAGGACTGA
- a CDS encoding GNAT family N-acetyltransferase: MLAPLVLPVPLAARVPGVQLRRADPADLAPLMELLADDAVSASRGDRADPADADLYRDALARIVADPANDLLVATDAGGAVVGTLQLTVIPGMARRGSSRLQVEAVRVRSDLRSSGIGGAMMRWVADIAAPALGAALVQLTSDAARVDAHRFYERLGYARSHVGFKLRIPPPA, translated from the coding sequence GTGCTCGCACCCCTCGTCCTCCCCGTCCCGCTCGCGGCACGCGTCCCCGGCGTGCAGCTGCGCCGCGCGGACCCCGCCGACCTCGCGCCGCTCATGGAGCTGCTCGCCGACGACGCGGTGAGCGCCTCGCGCGGCGACCGCGCGGATCCCGCCGACGCGGACCTCTACCGCGACGCCCTCGCGCGCATCGTCGCCGATCCCGCGAACGACCTGCTCGTCGCGACGGACGCGGGCGGCGCGGTCGTCGGCACGCTGCAGCTCACGGTGATCCCTGGCATGGCCCGGCGCGGCAGCTCCCGCCTCCAGGTCGAGGCGGTGCGCGTGCGGAGCGACCTGCGCTCGTCCGGCATCGGCGGCGCGATGATGCGCTGGGTCGCCGACATCGCCGCGCCCGCCCTCGGCGCCGCGCTCGTGCAGCTCACCTCCGACGCGGCCCGCGTCGACGCCCACCGCTTCTACGAGCGCCTCGGGTACGCGCGCTCGCACGTGGGGTTCAAGCTGCGGATCCCGCCACCCGCGTAG